DNA sequence from the Anguilla anguilla isolate fAngAng1 chromosome 4, fAngAng1.pri, whole genome shotgun sequence genome:
AGactatttttattgaaaaaaactgtaacaatCCATTGGGCACTGATGATTTTATTTGTGAGTTTGTGGattcaataaaatgtgcaaatgctTCATTAAGAACTGTGGCCTGGTTTTGGTGTCTGTTAGAAATAGAACCTTATTGGTGTAGGGCATCAGGCAATAACCTGCAtctcgtcatcatcatcatcatcatcatcataaaacctttatttaaatctcAAAAGATCATTGCCCATCATTTACAGTGATGTTCAGCTTAAACataccaaacacaaacaaacatctcGCACAAACCTACCAAACATCCCTGCTTTACCTGGGGAAACAGGTGGTGGCTGCTTGAGATTCACCTCTGATAGATGCTGCCAGAATTCCTCAATGTAAGAGATGATTGGCTGAGTCTCAGTATGAATAActgtgccaccatttcttttagatttttttctcaccactcttcgagtgctttttttattttttatttttagcttacTTGCTAGTTTTTGGGAGTTCAAGCTCAGTCTTTCCCAATTTCCTATATCCTGAATAGTGTCTTTGTAAAAATGCTCTACTCAGTTTTGGCAGTCTGAGAGGTGCATTGGTctcggctggtggagagagcacacacacctgggctgcgttacctaatcagcccaggtgcttaaaggtgtgctgctctccacagttcggcaCCGAGACTgggagctaacaccgagagTGTGGGTATGATTTTcgttttgtattattttgagcacgaaagagaaaggaaggaatcctcagctgggaggctggaggagctggacctggccaggaaggcgggtcagctacagagTGGGCGAACTGAGAAGtggctgctctgttttactttcttttgtcttttgttattttagcttgttgttttagtttattgtttttgccaggAACCCGTGAGGTGGAATGATGAAGTGggccgtttattttatttaatgtttgtgggtgtgcgctctctctctccatgcgatAGACAACGGTGTTCCCCGGTACTGTCGCATCTTCCTGCCTGGTGTGTCACGCTTGGCGTGTGACATCAGTATATAGGCTACATCACAGGATTATATGGCCAGTGCTTAATACTGTGCAGAATTCAGGACCTCTCAGATTTGGACTGCCTGCAGTCCAGGAACCATTTCAATGGATCCAGTAACCTCCTGCTGTCTATTAATGCACAGGCACCTAGTGCTCTGCATTAATGCACGGGCACCTCctgctctgcattaatgcacagACACCTCCTGCTCTGTATAAATGCACAGGCACCTCctgctctgcattaatgcacagGGACCTCctgctctgcattaatgcaTAGGCACCTCCTGCTGTCTATTAATGCACAGGCACCTCctgctctgcattaatgcaTAGGCACCTCCTGCTGTCTATTAATGCACAGGCACCTCCTGCTATCTATTAATGCACAGGCACCTCctgctctgcattaatgcacagGCACCTCCTGCTCAGCATTAATGCACGGGCACCTCCTGCTCTGTATAAATGCACAGGCACCTCctgctctgcattaatgcacagGCACCTCCTGCTGTCTATTAATGCACAGGCACATCctgctctgcattaatgcacaggcacatcctgctctgcattaatgcacaggcacctcctgctctgcattaatgcacagACACCTCCTGCTCTGTATAAATGCACAGGCACCTCctgctctgcattaatgcacaggcacctcctgctctgcattaatgcacagGCACCTCCTGCTGTCTATTAATGCACAAGCACCTCctgctctgcattaatgcacaggcacctcctgctctgcattaatgcacagGCACCTCCTTCTATCTATTAAAGCACAGGCACCTCCTGCTCTGTATTAATACACAGGCACCTCctgctctgcattaatgcacagGCACCTCCTGCTCTGTATTAATACACAGGCACCTCctgctctgcattaatgcacagGCACCTCCTGCTCTGTATTAATACACAGGCACCTCCTGCTCGCTTAatgcacagcaaaaaaaaaaaacgttattaaacacatttatcacaatgaataaaaataattaataaaaaaaacagaattcctGTGCTTGCTGATGGCTGCACTCTGGTTAAAAGTAAAGCAAACATTTGCAAGCTGGATCAGGAATAATTACACTTCCATTTGCTAGACGCTAGATAAACTAGCTTCCTGGCTCCTGTGAATGCTGCAGGAGACAGCCACGGAGACACTTAATCAGCCCAGTGCTAGCCAGGAACTGTGACTGGGATGGCTAGCGGCATTAGCCCCACAAGTTGGCTAGCTGGCGAGCCATATTATGTTCTTAATCGCAGGTGTGCTTAACAAGCTGGCGTTAGCTAATTAGCATGCTATGTGGCTAATGGCACAATCACTGGCTGAAAAATTAATAGAAAGTTAGGCGAACTTTTGCAGGCTGGATCAAAACAATCAAACTTTAAAGTTGGTAGTTGCCTGTTAGACCGAATGCCGTATttggaaatgcacagaaaatgtctcgtgtgcagctgtttttttcctcctgacaaaaaaaaaattcctaacTCCAAAAGcctgacctcacaaaacatttcaacacGCCAAAACTTGAACTCCATAACTTTATAGACTGAGAGCTGTGAACAGCAACACAGTCGTGcagtgagagaggctgtgtgtttcACAAGCTGCTGTAAGTCTGCACTTTCTCCACACTCCCTGATCTGCTCAGCCTGGTCTCAGTCCAACACCACACACCCTGTAGCTGTGGGAAGAACCAGAATGTCaatcccactctctctgtcacgcagtttcagagaaagaaaacgtaactctgtttctgtcactgtgagcagtaaaatggctgaaggtggaGTTTCACTGGATCAGGATCAGTTCAGCTGTCCAATCTGTTTGGATCTACTGAAGGATCCGGTGGCTATTCACTGTGGACACAGTTTCTGTATGGGTTGTATTCAGGGCTGCTGGGATCAGGATGATCATACTGGTGTCTACAGCTGTCCCCATTGCAGAGAGACTTTCACCCCAAGGcctgttttaagaaaaaacaccatgctggctgaagtggtggagaaacttaagaagacaggactccaagctgctcctcctgctcactgttacgCTGGACCTGGAGATGTAGAGTGTGATTCCTGCACTGGGAGAAAGCGCAAAGCTGTCAAGTCCTGTCTGATGTGTCTGGCCTCTTACTGTGACACTCACCTCAAACTTCACAATGCACTCCACCCAGGAAAGAGACATAAGCTGATCGATGCttctgaaaacctgcaggagaagatctgctCTCACCATGACAAACTGCTGGAGGTTTACTGCCAGACAGATCAGCAGTGTATCTGCTATCTGTGTACGATGGATAAACACAAAGGGCATAAAAAAGtttcagctgcagcagcaaggactgagaaacaggtaagCACTGAAACTCCTACACAAAACACTCAAAGCTTTTTTACAGTAATGATATACATCATTTTGACTTATACCTCCAATATGTAGGTTTATGACACATGTTTTATAtactttgtttaaaatatttatgaaatgcatttgaaatattttatatattttgaaaaataatcgAACAGCACAGTTAATTCCAAGCAGAAGTACACAGTAATTAAGAAGTAAGAGCAGGAAGTGAACTCAAGTCAGCTCTCTGTGACAGCTCTGttcacacccctcacccccctatTCACTCCATGAACGGGAATCAACATGACTGGAGCAGCTAGTTCACTCACGTATTTTAGAAGCTTGAACTGTAAGGCCAGGGCACTTCAACACACTGACGTGCTATACAGACAACATCAtagaatttgtttaatttggagTAATTCTTGTAAtgtgatatgaaaaaaaaattctgtccacagaagcagctgggtgtaacacagagtaaattccagcagagaatccaggagagagagaagaagctgcaggatctgagacaggctgtgcagtcactcaaggtgggtactgaccagaggagaagacaaGAGCTACctgctggaagagccatttcagggctcagtcagggctctcctccagtcagccagtgagGAGCCCAGTGTTGGGTCACTTTCCAGCCCTGTGGGGCTCAAtcccactgagccacactgtggggaacaggctgtctggggtcccagtaagagctgagtgaaaggcctagttaaaatgtacagccctcctctctctgtgtctcctcacatgctctgcacaggcagcactggaggacagcgagaggatctttactgagctgatcCACTCCATTGAGAGAAGGAgctctgaggtgaaagagctgatcagAAATCAGGAGAATGTTGCGGAGAGTCAGGCTGAAGGACTCCTGGAgcgactggagcaggagattgctgagctgaggaggagagacgctgagctggagcagttttcacacacagaggatcacatccagttcctccaggtaacatcactggctctctgacagtctgcaccatgtacattgtacatacatGGAAAAGTGTGTTCCTCATTTACAAAGAGCAATACAGGGTTAAATGTTATGCAAATTGGCATAATTGTGTGCCTGACATTGTAAAGTATCCAGCTATAAAATGGACAGCTAATtggtcaaatacaaattttcaCTCTTGCTTGTCTaaccacacaaacacccatTCAAGTTTActgggcacagcacagcaccaagTGTGTAATCAACACTGGTGTGGAGTTGAATCAGCCTCCTATATACCTAATAAATCAACACTAAAATAATTGATTGAAAAAGACGAACCCTGAACACAGGTACAGGTCTGAAAATACCCTTTTCGCACGTTCATCTCACTCCAGATTTTTTAATCCCAGTAATTTTCTGTGTTGAGactgttctctgtctgtctgtctgtctttctgcagAGCTTTCAGTCTTTCTGTGTAcctcctggacctggagacatacccagcatcactgtcagtccACACGACTCTTTTGAGACTCTGAAGAAATCTTTCTCTGAACTGAAAGAGCAGCTGGAGGACATCTTCAAGGTGGAACTGGTCAAAATATCTAAATCAGGTATTTAAAAGCTTTATggagcaaaataatttttttctagtttttattCCATCAAAAACAATGGTCACATACAGCAAAGTGATTATAATTATCTGTTAGACTCTACAGTACATACTGAGAATAGTTGAAATCCATCTCAATGTAGACCTTATCCTCAGACAGTCTCCATCCTGAAATTTCTCTTTGTCCCTCTCTATATATGCATATATCtttctttttgacattttctctcactctgtctctgcagTGAAAGAAGTCTATACTGTAGAGCCCAGCACCAGAGAGGATTTCTTACAGTGTGAGTGCTCGCTCTGAAACTCagctgagaaacacacacaggaagagtgATCACtgccatgcaaacacacacacacacacactcacacacacacacaaaaacacacatgcacacggacacacacactcacacaaacacacactcacgcacacggacacacacactcacacaaacacacactcacgcacacacacacacacacacgcgcatacacacacatactcatgcacacggacacacacactcatacaaacacacacacatacacacacacacacactcacacgcacacacacacacacaaaaacacacacgcacactcacacacacacaaaaacagacatgcacacacacactcacacctatgcacacacacacacactctctcacacacacacatgcacacacacacacacacacactctctcacacaaacacatgcacacacacagacacactctctcacacacacacacacacacacacacacacacacacacacacactca
Encoded proteins:
- the LOC118225956 gene encoding tripartite motif-containing protein 16-like; this translates as MSIPLSLSRSFRERKRNSVSVTVSSKMAEGGVSLDQDQFSCPICLDLLKDPVAIHCGHSFCMGCIQGCWDQDDHTGVYSCPHCRETFTPRPVLRKNTMLAEVVEKLKKTGLQAAPPAHCYAGPGDVECDSCTGRKRKAVKSCLMCLASYCDTHLKLHNALHPGKRHKLIDASENLQEKICSHHDKLLEVYCQTDQQCICYLCTMDKHKGHKKVSAAAARTEKQKQLGVTQSKFQQRIQEREKKLQDLRQAVQSLKAALEDSERIFTELIHSIERRSSEVKELIRNQENVAESQAEGLLERLEQEIAELRRRDAELEQFSHTEDHIQFLQSFQSFCVPPGPGDIPSITVSPHDSFETLKKSFSELKEQLEDIFKVELVKISKSVKEVYTVEPSTREDFLQYSCQLTLDPNTVNKHLDLSEGNRQVTHVAQIQSHPGHPERFECLQKNSYPLTWDRNTGSYIESYSSSGYNSYQMNGNEKKLQMERLKMYAQVLCSEGLSGRCYWEAEWSRTGEVSIAVSYKEISRKGQGDEGIMGNNDKSWSLRFSPSRYQFWHNNVGTGIRVTSSSTIGVYLDHRAGTLSFYSVSDTMTLLHRVHTTFTQPLYPGFWVWGVGSSVKLCDLEREKGKISCN